A genome region from Dehalococcoidia bacterium includes the following:
- a CDS encoding methyltransferase domain-containing protein encodes MAKRRSVLYRHFSPESNRLYLLFQEPGDLPNLEIAGIKMKSAAPTISAVLEASLEALRPLEGVCLDTCGGLGYSAIAMARAPGVIRVVCFEADPEVLEAARHNPESRDLFESPKIELRMEDVFTGIDSLPEASFDRIFHDPPRLSMAGELYSLDFYRKLFRVLKPGGRLFHYTGAPGEKQGKRIREGIVRRLYEAGFDRVRAVPAAQGVSAVRPGPRRG; translated from the coding sequence AGCGTCGCTCCGTCCTCTACCGGCATTTCTCGCCGGAGAGCAACAGGCTCTACCTGCTTTTCCAGGAGCCGGGCGACCTCCCGAACCTCGAGATCGCGGGCATCAAAATGAAAAGCGCGGCGCCCACCATCAGCGCCGTACTCGAGGCGTCTCTGGAGGCGTTGCGGCCCCTGGAAGGCGTCTGCCTCGATACCTGCGGCGGGCTGGGCTACAGCGCCATCGCGATGGCCCGGGCGCCCGGCGTCATCCGCGTCGTCTGCTTCGAGGCGGACCCAGAGGTCCTCGAGGCCGCTCGACATAACCCCGAGTCACGCGACCTGTTCGAGAGCCCGAAGATCGAGCTGAGGATGGAGGACGTCTTCACAGGCATCGATTCACTTCCGGAGGCTTCGTTCGACCGGATCTTTCACGACCCGCCTCGCCTGAGCATGGCCGGGGAGCTCTACTCGCTGGACTTCTACAGGAAGCTCTTCCGCGTCCTCAAGCCCGGTGGCCGCCTGTTCCACTACACCGGCGCGCCGGGCGAGAAGCAGGGCAAGCGCATCCGCGAGGGGATAGTCCGGCGTCTCTACGAGGCGGGCTTCGACCGGGTGCGCGCCGTCCCTGCCGCGCAGGGTGTCTCCGCGGTCAGACCCGGGCCGCGGCGCGGGTGA
- a CDS encoding NAD(P)/FAD-dependent oxidoreductase, with protein MRVGIIGAGASGLAAAYDLTRAGHSVTVFEASGSVGGLASGFKADHWEWTLEKFYHHWFASDKAILGLIDELGWRDDVLFPRPYTVVYYEGKWEPFDSPASILKFLLRHFGPLETARFAAVAAYLRFTPRWQPLERVTADAWMRRWFGERVYQALWKPLLVGKFGEENLGTVNMAWMWARLHVRTTRLGTFKGGFQSFLDRFAGVVAGQGADIRLNSPVSKIERRADSVVVESAGGVDEFAAVLSTSSPALMARMTPELPPEYAGKLLEMKSMGAVVLVLALDRQLTPYYWHNIPKEAGFPFLALVEHTNYMDPAHYGGDHLVYCGDYLPPEHEYFSLTKEQLLERFIPALRRFNPAFEPSWVRETWLWRTPYAQPVPPLNHSRHIPPIRTPIPGVYFASMSQVYPWDRGTNFAVEIGRRAARMVMQDAPVLTRAAARV; from the coding sequence GTGAGAGTCGGGATCATTGGCGCAGGCGCGTCGGGCCTGGCCGCCGCCTACGACCTGACCAGGGCCGGGCACAGCGTTACGGTCTTTGAGGCGAGCGGGAGCGTCGGCGGGCTGGCCTCTGGCTTCAAGGCGGACCACTGGGAGTGGACGCTGGAGAAGTTCTACCACCACTGGTTCGCCTCCGATAAGGCGATTCTCGGCCTGATCGACGAGCTCGGCTGGCGGGACGATGTGCTCTTTCCACGGCCGTACACGGTCGTCTACTACGAGGGCAAATGGGAGCCCTTTGACTCGCCCGCCTCCATCCTGAAGTTCCTGCTCAGACACTTCGGGCCCCTGGAGACGGCCCGGTTTGCCGCCGTGGCGGCGTATCTGCGCTTCACGCCCCGCTGGCAGCCGCTGGAGCGCGTCACGGCGGACGCCTGGATGCGCCGCTGGTTCGGCGAGCGGGTCTATCAGGCGCTGTGGAAGCCCCTGTTGGTCGGCAAGTTCGGCGAGGAGAACCTGGGGACGGTAAACATGGCGTGGATGTGGGCGCGCCTGCACGTGCGCACCACCCGGCTCGGGACGTTCAAGGGCGGGTTCCAGAGCTTCCTGGACAGGTTCGCGGGCGTTGTCGCAGGACAGGGCGCCGACATCCGCCTGAACTCCCCGGTAAGCAAGATCGAACGCCGCGCCGATTCGGTCGTGGTCGAAAGCGCGGGCGGAGTCGATGAGTTCGCGGCCGTGCTCTCGACCTCGTCGCCGGCGCTGATGGCGCGCATGACGCCGGAGCTGCCGCCCGAGTACGCCGGCAAGTTGCTGGAGATGAAGTCCATGGGCGCTGTCGTGCTCGTGCTAGCGCTGGACCGGCAACTGACCCCCTACTACTGGCACAACATCCCCAAGGAAGCCGGCTTCCCGTTCCTGGCGTTGGTAGAGCATACGAACTACATGGACCCGGCCCACTACGGCGGCGACCACCTGGTCTACTGCGGCGATTACCTGCCGCCGGAACACGAATACTTCAGCCTGACCAAGGAGCAACTCCTGGAGCGCTTCATCCCGGCGCTGCGCCGCTTCAACCCGGCCTTCGAGCCTTCCTGGGTGCGGGAGACCTGGCTGTGGAGGACGCCGTACGCGCAGCCGGTGCCGCCCCTGAACCACTCGCGCCACATCCCCCCAATCCGCACGCCCATCCCGGGCGTGTACTTCGCCTCCATGAGCCAGGTCTACCCCTGGGACAGGGGCACGAACTTCGCCGTCGAGATCGGGCGCCGGGCGGCACGGATGGTCATGCAGGACGCCCCGGTCCTCACCCGCGCCGCGGCCCGGGTCTGA
- a CDS encoding lysylphosphatidylglycerol synthase transmembrane domain-containing protein, with amino-acid sequence MLKRKRFWFGLIISLAFLAYFLYRIDLGEIVQNLRQADYVLALAAVPLYFVGFWIRAIRWRILLDPVRRVSTRRLYPVVLVGLTANNVMPARVGELVRAYLIGEREKVSKSAALGTIAVDRTFDGLVLVAILAAVTIFSGTSAGVKTVGVGTALVFIGASSVLVTLAFSPNRARALALRVLNLLPHGLEEKVEGLLDNFLTGVQSLRNPAVMVSAAVLTFASWSVETSMYVVVGVAFDLDVGLHVYYLIAAGANLALSILASPGGVGPFEATTKTILLAFMSDAEAAAAYAIGLHALLLGPVTVVGFVLLWQMQFSLSQIMGIGNDNGRPPAGEGHDLSAPKVVAGPRPSAPRAGE; translated from the coding sequence TTGCTCAAGCGTAAGCGCTTCTGGTTCGGGCTGATAATCAGCCTGGCCTTCCTCGCGTACTTCCTCTACCGGATAGACCTGGGCGAGATAGTCCAGAACTTGCGGCAGGCGGATTACGTGCTGGCACTCGCCGCTGTGCCGCTCTACTTCGTCGGCTTTTGGATCCGCGCCATTCGCTGGCGGATACTCCTGGACCCCGTCCGGCGCGTCAGCACCCGCCGGCTTTACCCGGTGGTGCTGGTCGGGCTGACGGCCAACAACGTCATGCCGGCGCGGGTCGGGGAACTGGTGCGCGCCTACCTCATCGGCGAGCGCGAGAAGGTGAGCAAGTCGGCCGCCCTCGGCACAATCGCCGTGGACCGCACATTCGACGGCCTTGTGCTCGTGGCTATCCTGGCGGCAGTCACGATTTTCTCGGGCACAAGCGCCGGCGTGAAGACCGTGGGCGTGGGGACCGCGCTCGTCTTCATCGGCGCCTCCTCTGTCCTCGTGACGCTGGCCTTTTCGCCGAACCGGGCGCGGGCTCTCGCCCTGCGGGTGCTGAACCTGCTGCCGCACGGGCTGGAAGAGAAGGTCGAAGGGCTCCTCGATAACTTCCTGACGGGCGTGCAGTCGCTGCGCAACCCGGCCGTGATGGTTAGCGCTGCCGTCCTGACCTTCGCCTCCTGGTCCGTCGAGACCTCGATGTACGTCGTCGTCGGGGTGGCTTTCGATCTCGATGTGGGCCTGCACGTGTACTACCTGATAGCGGCGGGCGCGAACCTGGCCCTATCGATCCTCGCCTCGCCCGGCGGCGTGGGGCCCTTCGAAGCGACCACGAAGACGATCCTGCTCGCCTTCATGTCGGACGCGGAAGCGGCAGCGGCCTATGCCATCGGGCTGCACGCCTTGCTCCTGGGGCCGGTCACCGTGGTGGGCTTCGTCCTGCTCTGGCAGATGCAGTTCTCGCTCAGCCAGATCATGGGCATCGGCAACGACAACGGGCGGCCGCCGGCCGGCGAGGGACATGACCTTAGCGCGCCGAAGGTGGTCGCCGGTCCGCGCCCATCGGCGCCGCGAGCGGGCGAGTGA
- a CDS encoding Lrp/AsnC ligand binding domain-containing protein has protein sequence MAVRGYVLIEAEVGRSKSVAEALAALKHPDANVTGVDTVTGPYDVIVQMEAEDLDKLGNCITEGIQHIDGVQRTTTCLAVRLS, from the coding sequence ATGGCCGTCCGCGGATACGTCCTCATCGAAGCCGAAGTTGGCAGGTCGAAGAGCGTCGCCGAGGCGCTCGCTGCCCTCAAGCACCCAGACGCCAACGTAACAGGTGTCGATACTGTCACCGGCCCCTATGACGTTATCGTGCAGATGGAGGCCGAGGACCTCGACAAGCTGGGTAACTGCATCACCGAGGGCATCCAGCACATCGACGGCGTGCAGCGCACAACCACCTGCCTGGCGGTGCGGCTGAGCTAG